In the Candidatus Cloacimonas acidaminovorans str. Evry genome, one interval contains:
- a CDS encoding ExbD/TolR family protein, which produces MKLRVSKQRISTTMLISMTDVIFLLLLFLLIASNFVSQTGLPIKLPGSSTAVRQSYQTLLITYYNDGRLYFMDKPIEIKELETVLQQKYQNPEQVVRIAVEKQVPVQKLINLMDIVRNSGYERIFVATTVLEKK; this is translated from the coding sequence ATGAAACTGCGTGTTTCCAAACAGCGAATTTCTACAACAATGCTTATTTCAATGACCGATGTTATCTTCCTTCTCTTGCTGTTTTTACTGATTGCTTCAAACTTCGTAAGCCAAACGGGCTTGCCGATTAAGCTTCCTGGTTCTTCTACTGCTGTCAGGCAAAGTTATCAAACTCTGTTAATTACATATTATAATGACGGACGCCTGTATTTTATGGATAAGCCCATAGAAATTAAAGAACTGGAAACAGTCCTTCAGCAAAAGTACCAAAATCCTGAGCAAGTTGTGCGCATTGCTGTTGAAAAACAAGTTCCGGTGCAAAAACTAATAAATTTAATGGATATTGTCCGTAATTCCGGCTATGAAAGAATCTTTGTTGCCACAACCGTTCTGGAGAAAAAATAG
- a CDS encoding MotA/TolQ/ExbB proton channel family protein — protein sequence MSILDLIVKGGFLMYVLTVISVISIGIIIEKYRQFRKVRLSNNKLQLSLKSQDKLENIRALINMHKSECPMGLMLDKLFNNESDDLDLINQSMEATANLELHRLEKGLGWLSTFAAIAPLIGFLGTVIGMVNVFMKIQAASQSGVDISMLAGGIWVALLTTVGGLIVGIATIIFYNDLVQKLENIVKDMQENAVEYIIKYKKLKQGKL from the coding sequence ATGTCTATCTTAGATTTAATCGTGAAAGGTGGATTCCTGATGTATGTGCTTACGGTTATTTCCGTAATCAGCATCGGCATCATAATTGAAAAATACCGTCAATTCAGAAAAGTACGCCTATCTAACAATAAACTTCAGCTGTCTCTTAAATCGCAGGATAAACTGGAAAATATCCGCGCTCTTATAAATATGCATAAGAGTGAATGTCCTATGGGACTGATGCTGGATAAACTATTCAACAACGAAAGCGACGATTTGGATTTAATTAACCAGAGTATGGAAGCCACGGCAAATTTGGAATTGCATCGTTTGGAAAAAGGGCTGGGTTGGCTTTCCACTTTTGCGGCAATTGCGCCTTTGATTGGATTTTTGGGCACTGTTATAGGGATGGTGAATGTTTTTATGAAAATTCAGGCAGCCAGTCAAAGCGGAGTTGATATTTCTATGCTGGCAGGTGGAATCTGGGTTGCTTTATTAACTACTGTAGGGGGTTTAATTGTAGGTATTGCGACAATCATTTTTTACAACGATCTGGTGCAAAAATTGGAAAATATCGTGAAAGATATGCAAGAAAATGCAGTGGAATATATCATTAAATATAAGAAGTTAAAACAAGGTAAACTATGA